A window from Macaca thibetana thibetana isolate TM-01 chromosome 7, ASM2454274v1, whole genome shotgun sequence encodes these proteins:
- the LOC126958075 gene encoding actin, cytoskeletal 4-like has translation MPLSAPLALSRTQAIGSPTLAHLQGYNHPPPVILCLTLAGQDLADYLVKILMGATTASSPQWSGGFVRDIQENLCYVALDLQQEMATAVSSSLLEKSYELSHSQVVTISNEWFWCPEALSQPSFLGMESCCIQETTLNSIMKWDVNICKDLYTNVVLSGSIAMHPSITHRIWKEITAPAPRAMKFKIMAVSEHKYSMWISSSILASLFTFQPMWISKQECHQSGPPLFNANASKWTVRRYVACAA, from the coding sequence ATGCCTCTGTCAGCGCCATTGGCACTATCGCGGACTCAGGCGATAGGGTCACCCACACTTGCCCATCTTCAGGGATACAACCACCCTCCCCCAGTCATCCTGTGTTTGACCCTGGCTGGCCAGGACCTTGCCGACTACCTGGTGAAGATCCTCATGGGGGCTACTACAGCTTCATCACCACAGTGGAGTGGGGGATTTGTGCGTGACATCCAGGAAAATCTGTGCTATGTTGCCTTGGACTTGCAGCAGGAGATGGCCACTGCCGTGTCCTCTTCCCTCCTGGAGAAGAGCTACGAGCTGTCCCACAGCCAGGTGGTCACCATCAGCAATGAGTGGTTCTGGTGTCCAGAGGCACTGTCCCAGCCCTCCTTCCTGGGCATGGAATCTTGCTGCATCCAGGAGACCACCTTGAACTCCATCATGAAGTGGGATGTGAATATCTGCAAGGACCTGTACACCAATGTGGTGCTGTCTGGCAGCATTGCCATGCACCCAAGCATCACACACAGGATATGGAAGGAGATCACTGCCCCGGCACCCAGGGCCATGAAGTTCAAGATCATGGCTGTCTCTGAGCACAAGTATTCCATGTGGATCAGCAGCTCCATCCTGGCCTCACTGTTCACCTTCCAGCCAATGTGGATCAGCAAGCAGGAGTGCCACCAGTCAGGCCCTCCACTGTTCAATGCAAATGCTTCTAAATGGACTGTGAGGAGATATGTAGCCTGTGCTGCCTGA